In a genomic window of Deltaproteobacteria bacterium:
- a CDS encoding peptidyl-prolyl cis-trans isomerase produces the protein MNNPHILLETNLGDILIELLPEHAPETVQNFLVYLDEGHFDGTIFHRVVRGFVIQGGGYGIDLVRRPTREPIINEAGNGLSNTKGTVAMARTPNPHSATDQFFINAEDNPSLDHRDDTPEGFGYAVFGRVVEGMDVVKKINWKVSKPRDGFDALPVDMVMVNAARRFE, from the coding sequence ATGAACAATCCACATATCCTCCTCGAAACGAACCTCGGCGACATCCTTATCGAACTCCTTCCCGAACATGCCCCGGAAACAGTCCAGAACTTCCTGGTCTACCTGGACGAGGGGCACTTCGATGGCACAATTTTCCACCGGGTCGTCCGGGGGTTTGTCATTCAGGGTGGTGGGTACGGCATCGACCTCGTTCGCCGTCCTACCCGGGAGCCAATTATCAACGAAGCAGGCAACGGCCTGTCCAACACCAAGGGAACCGTGGCCATGGCCCGGACCCCGAACCCCCATTCGGCCACGGATCAATTTTTCATCAATGCCGAAGACAATCCATCGTTGGACCATCGCGATGACACCCCCGAGGGTTTTGGTTATGCCGTCTTTGGCCGGGTCGTCGAAGGAATGGACGTGGTCAAAAAAATCAACTGGAAAGTTTCCAAACCACGGGACGGCTTTGACGCCCTTCCCGTGGACATGGTGATGGTAAACGCCGCGCGGCGTTTCGAATAG
- a CDS encoding WD40 repeat domain-containing protein, which yields MTKLKQWDWTPGERTIVPSLACPAGFMWQEEAVASPDGETVAAVARREDETFTVRVNNEHWEGEYEKFWHLGFGPDNRLAGLAQVDGEWLLTVNDEALGESHAFLWTILFDEDGTNVACASQQDGSYGMLTNGEPWPELFDNANNFALSPTNGKTAAVVQIKPLGQADTETFFKGVFSVAVNGQVWDSIFVNAWTPVFSHDASHVAVQARINTYEYTITVDDKPWTQRFQYVWDPAFDPATGDVLAPVRLQGKWGLARNGSMDWNPTLVQCWDVKIGPDGKNIWAIGAPEYGKFTAIQNGRPWNTKFPVAVDLRLSPDGTRAACLGNNNNTDFVVVVDDKPWPGTWGMAWAPVFSPDGRHVAVTVRKNGQYTVLVDGKGMNRTFRRCWPPAFSSDGAHILIRALDGNAFKRIVLPVKQFS from the coding sequence ATGACGAAACTGAAACAATGGGACTGGACCCCGGGCGAGAGGACCATCGTGCCCTCCCTGGCCTGTCCTGCCGGATTCATGTGGCAGGAGGAGGCCGTGGCCTCGCCCGATGGCGAAACCGTGGCCGCGGTGGCCAGACGTGAGGACGAGACCTTCACCGTGCGCGTCAATAACGAGCATTGGGAAGGCGAATACGAGAAATTTTGGCATCTGGGCTTCGGCCCCGACAACCGTCTGGCCGGTCTGGCCCAGGTGGACGGTGAATGGCTCCTGACCGTGAACGACGAGGCTCTGGGTGAGAGCCACGCCTTTCTGTGGACCATCCTCTTTGACGAAGACGGCACCAACGTGGCCTGCGCCTCCCAGCAGGACGGCAGCTACGGCATGCTGACCAACGGAGAACCTTGGCCGGAACTCTTCGACAACGCCAATAATTTCGCTTTAAGCCCCACCAACGGCAAAACCGCGGCCGTGGTTCAGATCAAGCCTCTGGGCCAGGCCGACACCGAAACCTTTTTCAAGGGCGTCTTCAGCGTGGCTGTGAACGGCCAGGTATGGGACTCCATTTTCGTCAACGCCTGGACCCCGGTATTTTCCCACGACGCCTCCCATGTCGCCGTCCAGGCCCGCATCAACACCTACGAATATACCATTACCGTGGATGACAAGCCCTGGACCCAGCGCTTTCAATATGTCTGGGATCCGGCCTTCGACCCGGCCACCGGCGATGTTCTGGCCCCGGTCCGCCTCCAGGGCAAATGGGGCCTAGCCCGTAACGGAAGTATGGACTGGAACCCGACACTGGTACAATGCTGGGATGTGAAAATCGGCCCTGACGGCAAGAACATCTGGGCCATCGGCGCCCCCGAATACGGGAAATTTACCGCCATCCAGAATGGCCGGCCCTGGAACACGAAGTTCCCTGTGGCCGTCGACCTGCGTCTGTCTCCGGACGGTACCCGGGCCGCCTGCCTGGGAAATAACAACAATACCGACTTCGTGGTTGTCGTCGATGACAAACCCTGGCCCGGTACCTGGGGCATGGCCTGGGCTCCGGTCTTTTCCCCGGACGGCCGCCATGTGGCCGTCACCGTCCGCAAGAATGGCCAATACACGGTTCTGGTCGACGGCAAGGGCATGAACCGGACCTTCCGCCGCTGCTGGCCTCCGGCCTTCAGTTCCGATGGCGCCCACATCCTCATCCGGGCACTGGACGGCAACGCCTTCAAGCGCATCGTCCTTCCCGTCAAGCAATTTTCCTGA
- a CDS encoding ABC transporter substrate-binding protein, producing the protein MLDARNSVVLILGLALAILVSACGDPDAVRLGAILSIEDASGGQTLEGAAIRDGMVLAAREINSGQGIRGRKLVLDFRDCGSDPARARDLWAEMTAKGEPAAVIVARSHVALGLRPLAEAAEVPLLGVVTSAPELTANATWTFRYWPRPEDELGPIVDHVRVLGVETLGVWRVDSVLGRVMLDHLRRTLEPEGRRVLDWPFPMNAMEFSAPPTGLADTDGVLVVGLPGQHPPLYEALVRDEYGGVRLGLTSSAHPLYLTMPQFQGLQVSTTRIYSPRADRAASLKAGYEAMTGEAFTHFTAIGYDAVMLLAATLERNGLGAESLRNGLAGGFVFPGVFGDVVSTKGSHEWTFPLVPAHIENGRLVYHER; encoded by the coding sequence ATGCTCGATGCCCGTAATTCTGTTGTTCTGATTCTGGGCTTGGCTCTGGCGATCCTGGTGTCTGCCTGCGGCGATCCCGATGCGGTCCGGTTGGGGGCCATCCTGAGCATCGAGGATGCTTCGGGGGGACAGACCCTGGAAGGAGCGGCCATCCGGGACGGCATGGTCCTGGCGGCCAGGGAGATCAACTCAGGCCAGGGCATCCGTGGCCGCAAGCTGGTCCTGGATTTCCGCGACTGCGGTTCCGATCCGGCCCGGGCCCGGGACCTGTGGGCCGAGATGACAGCCAAGGGCGAGCCGGCAGCGGTCATTGTCGCCCGGAGCCACGTGGCCCTGGGCCTGCGGCCCCTGGCCGAGGCGGCGGAAGTCCCCCTTCTGGGGGTGGTGACCTCGGCCCCGGAACTGACGGCCAACGCCACCTGGACCTTCCGGTACTGGCCCCGGCCCGAGGACGAGCTAGGCCCCATCGTCGACCATGTCCGGGTTCTGGGCGTGGAGACTCTGGGAGTCTGGCGGGTGGATTCGGTCCTTGGCCGGGTCATGCTCGACCATCTGCGCCGGACCCTGGAACCCGAGGGTCGACGCGTTCTCGACTGGCCGTTTCCCATGAACGCCATGGAGTTTTCAGCACCGCCCACGGGGCTGGCCGACACGGACGGGGTGCTGGTCGTCGGCCTGCCCGGACAGCATCCGCCCCTGTACGAAGCCCTGGTCAGGGACGAGTATGGCGGCGTCCGGCTGGGCCTGACCAGCTCGGCCCATCCCCTTTATCTGACCATGCCCCAGTTCCAGGGTCTGCAGGTCAGCACGACCAGAATCTACAGCCCCAGGGCCGACCGGGCCGCCAGTCTGAAGGCCGGGTACGAGGCCATGACCGGGGAGGCTTTCACTCATTTCACGGCCATTGGCTACGATGCCGTCATGTTGCTGGCGGCGACGCTGGAGCGAAACGGCCTTGGAGCCGAAAGCCTGCGCAACGGCCTGGCCGGAGGGTTCGTCTTCCCCGGCGTATTCGGCGACGTGGTTTCGACCAAAGGGAGCCACGAATGGACCTTTCCCCTGGTGCCGGCCCATATCGAGAACGGTCGGCTCGTCTATCATGAACGATAG